Proteins found in one Ischnura elegans chromosome 11, ioIscEleg1.1, whole genome shotgun sequence genomic segment:
- the LOC124168270 gene encoding uncharacterized protein DDB_G0283357-like, producing MHKLIVLIGLICLLPKVELCYVEVVPSVAIPKNEYWEEMCRTVFPEFGKNILEPAKTKQKICYERGMVKPLMIIGPSESVPEENCRTNFKRQKCDENFFEDVIPCIEDGEMEIYQFVLELHAKMDNFMCNGSNISWQTAFLASNAYESMMLNQDKVIECHIGGHCAEISEGLLAHARGGSPDSFKSLYCTMLIDDALCIKGLFNYSGNDKAEKLYQELVKFTKELCSSYQGNGSNGNGTNGNGTNGNGSNGNGSNENGSNENGSNGIGSNENGSNGKESKGIGSNGNGSIGNVMNGNGSNRNVRKGNKSNGNESTGNESKGNGSAISMANYFVIAWLSLLTISKWV from the exons ATGCATAAGCTCATAGTTCTCATTG gACTCATCTGCCTTTTACCAAAAGTGGAATTGTGCTACGTCGAAGTTGTACCATCCGTCGCCATTCCCAAAAATGAATATTGGGAAGAAATGTGCCGGACTGTATTTCCAGAATTCGGAAAGAATATTCTTGAG CCTGCAAAAACGAAACAGAAGATATGTTATGAACGGGGAATGGTGAAACCTCTGATGATAATTGGGCCTTCGGAATCTGTACCGGAAGAAAATTGCAG AACGAATTTTAAGAGacaaaaatgtgatgaaaattttttcGAGGACGTCATACCATGCATAGAAGATGGAGAAATGGAGATCTATCAATTCGTCTTAGAACTTCACGCAAAAATGGATAACTTCATGTGCAATGGATCCAATATTTCCTGGCAGACGG CCTTTTTAGCGAGTAACGCATACGAATCTATGATGTTAAATCAAGATAAAGTAATAGAATGCCATATCGGCGGGCACTGTGCCGAGATTTCGGAAGGATTATTGGCTCACGCCAGAGGGGGGTCACCGGATTCCTTCAAGTCTCTTTACTGCAC GATGCTAATTGATGATGCGTTATGCATCAAAGGTCTTTTCAACTACAGCGGTAATGATAAAGCGGAAAAATTATATCAGGAATTAGTGAAATTCACAAAGGAATTGTGTTCATCGTACCAAGGAAATGGAAGTAACGGAAATGGAACTAACGGAAATGGAACTAACGGAAATGGAAGTAACGGAAATGGAAGTAACGAAAATGGAAGTAACGAAAATGGAAGTAACGGAATTGGAAGTAACGAAAATGGAAGCAACGGAAAAGAAAGTAAAGGAATTGGAAGTAACGGAAATGGAAGTATCGGAAATGTAATGAACGGAAATGGAAGTAACAGAAATGtaaggaaaggaaataaaagtaACGGAAATGAAAGTACCGGAAATGAAAGTAAAGGAAATGGAAGTGCAATATCGATGGCGAATTATTTTGTCATTGCATGGCTTTCACTTTTAACAATTTCGAAATGGGTATAA